One Spiroplasma endosymbiont of Nebria brevicollis DNA window includes the following coding sequences:
- the rpsD gene encoding 30S ribosomal protein S4, whose protein sequence is MSRYTGPVFRKSRRLNFSILETGKEFAKGKKRTFAPGQHGQKRIKLSNFGLQLQEKQKIRFTYGLNARQMKNLFDESKNTHGVTGTNLLIFLESRLDNIIYRLGLSLTRNGARQLVNHGHVLVNGKKVNIASYRVKLGDKVTLTEKAQKNTKILEAIATNASTLPFVEFNKKSFVGIYVRHPLREELNTDINEALVVESYGRS, encoded by the coding sequence ATGTCAAGATATACAGGTCCAGTGTTCAGAAAATCAAGAAGGTTAAACTTCTCAATTCTTGAAACTGGCAAAGAATTTGCTAAAGGCAAGAAGCGTACTTTCGCTCCTGGTCAACACGGGCAAAAAAGAATCAAACTTTCTAACTTTGGTTTACAATTACAAGAAAAACAAAAAATTCGTTTCACTTATGGTTTAAACGCACGTCAAATGAAAAACTTATTTGATGAATCAAAAAATACGCATGGTGTTACTGGAACTAATTTGTTAATCTTTTTAGAATCAAGATTAGATAACATCATTTACCGTTTAGGACTATCTTTAACAAGAAATGGTGCTCGTCAATTAGTAAACCATGGTCATGTTTTAGTTAATGGTAAAAAAGTTAATATCGCCTCATACCGTGTTAAACTTGGTGATAAAGTTACACTAACAGAAAAAGCACAAAAGAATACAAAAATTCTTGAAGCTATCGCTACAAATGCATCAACATTACCTTTTGTTGAATTTAACAAAAAATCATTTGTCGGAATATATGTGCGTCACCCACTACGTGAAGAACTAAATACTGATATTAATGAAGCATTAGTTGTTGAATCATACGGTCGCAGTTAA
- the tyrS gene encoding tyrosine--tRNA ligase: MDKTTTNNIIEELKWRNILKDISSIDKLINAGKLGKGIYCGFDPTSDSLHLGNLLQIILLYRFATFGFQPIAVIGGTTAMIGDPSGKSKERNLLSEKVLQYNVKQIKNQLTSLLNYENIENLSSLELIKNYQLLDDKEYEILEMVIKSINPNNQYHGTLVGILKNLPLPWEELNLPLPLMKKLYEVCNLDPKWLLIKNNLPNTSFKELLNYCNSFVQTWIAFSRLPMGEVNKNIKPLKIVNNQTWLASLTITTYLRDIGKHFSINQMLNKEMVANRLETGISYTEFSYMVLQGYDFYNLYTQEECYIQSGGSDQWGNITSGLELIRKQKGDNHNAAGITINLLTKSNGEKFGKSEKGAIFLDKNKTSAYELYQFLFNQEDKDLASFFNSLTFFNQQQIATILEIHKSDIKQHYGQKILATLLTVFIHKLTGYFSAINITNALFHDRIHQMKVADILQVLKDVPHFNLAQDETIIDVLVNNQICASKRIARELIGQSSIMINGQKVSDANFMVSKNNAINKRLTVIKKGKRHYFVVVHQ; encoded by the coding sequence ATGGATAAAACAACAACAAATAATATTATTGAAGAATTAAAATGACGTAATATCTTAAAAGATATTAGTAGTATAGATAAATTAATTAATGCAGGCAAATTAGGTAAAGGAATCTATTGTGGATTTGATCCAACTAGTGATTCACTACACCTAGGAAATTTATTACAAATTATTTTACTTTACCGTTTTGCTACTTTTGGTTTTCAACCAATTGCCGTTATTGGTGGTACAACTGCTATGATTGGTGATCCTAGTGGTAAAAGTAAAGAACGTAATTTATTGAGTGAAAAAGTTTTACAATATAATGTTAAGCAAATTAAAAATCAATTGACATCATTATTAAACTATGAAAATATTGAAAATTTATCAAGTTTAGAACTAATTAAAAATTATCAACTGTTAGATGATAAAGAATATGAAATATTAGAAATGGTTATCAAAAGCATTAACCCAAACAACCAATATCATGGCACATTAGTTGGTATCTTAAAAAATTTGCCATTGCCATGAGAAGAATTAAATTTGCCATTGCCATTAATGAAAAAATTGTATGAAGTTTGTAATTTAGATCCAAAATGATTATTAATCAAAAATAATTTACCTAACACTTCGTTTAAAGAATTATTAAATTATTGTAATAGTTTTGTTCAAACTTGAATCGCCTTTTCAAGATTACCAATGGGAGAAGTTAACAAAAACATTAAACCATTGAAAATTGTTAATAATCAAACATGACTTGCATCATTAACTATTACTACTTACTTACGTGATATTGGTAAGCATTTTAGTATTAACCAAATGTTAAATAAAGAAATGGTTGCTAACCGTTTAGAAACTGGAATTTCTTATACTGAATTTTCATATATGGTTTTACAAGGTTATGATTTTTATAATTTATATACGCAAGAAGAATGTTATATCCAATCAGGTGGTAGTGACCAATGAGGTAATATTACTTCTGGGTTAGAATTAATTAGAAAACAAAAAGGTGATAACCATAATGCTGCTGGAATTACTATTAACTTACTAACTAAATCTAATGGTGAAAAATTTGGAAAAAGTGAAAAAGGTGCCATTTTCTTAGATAAAAACAAAACTTCTGCTTACGAGTTATATCAATTTTTATTTAATCAAGAAGATAAAGATTTAGCAAGTTTCTTTAATTCATTAACATTCTTTAATCAACAACAAATAGCGACCATTTTAGAAATTCATAAAAGTGACATCAAACAACATTATGGTCAAAAGATTTTAGCAACTTTATTAACAGTATTTATTCATAAATTGACAGGTTACTTTAGCGCTATTAATATTACTAATGCTTTATTTCATGATCGCATTCATCAAATGAAAGTTGCTGATATTTTACAAGTATTAAAAGATGTTCCACATTTTAACTTAGCACAAGATGAAACTATCATTGATGTTCTAGTTAATAATCAAATCTGTGCTTCTAAACGAATAGCAAGAGAATTAATCGGTCAAAGTTCAATTATGATTAATGGTCAAAAAGTTAGTGATGCTAATTTTATGGTAAGCAAAAATAATGCTATTAATAAGCGGTTAACTGTTATTAAAAAAGGAAAACGTCATTATTTTGTAGTTGTACATCAATAG
- a CDS encoding lipoprotein encodes MRKLLSLLTVLTLTTPVPLNVIACGGTKTPPVVDETDYLTLAQTAKAKIQTEFANLVNEGLNLRKVGDVTGGDAIMTYLRGTKKDTDTDTRITEKTSKETFTGFLEVLTAQVLKISNNLLSNYPELKPLFNGINPNDILKINTKELDNLLTNKRFDWKNNDFGFTGFNAEKEPYEVTDWYHITANLKLDFTCFRWKCQ; translated from the coding sequence ATGAGAAAACTACTATCTTTACTAACGGTATTAACCCTTACCACACCAGTTCCATTAAATGTGATTGCCTGTGGCGGGACTAAAACACCACCCGTAGTTGATGAAACTGATTACCTAACACTAGCACAAACAGCCAAAGCAAAAATCCAAACAGAATTTGCTAATTTGGTTAATGAGGGATTAAATCTCCGAAAAGTTGGTGATGTTACAGGTGGTGACGCCATTATGACATATTTACGAGGTACTAAGAAAGATACAGATACAGATACACGAATTACTGAAAAAACTAGTAAAGAAACGTTTACTGGTTTCTTAGAAGTTTTAACAGCACAAGTTCTTAAGATTAGTAATAACTTATTGTCTAACTATCCAGAATTAAAACCATTATTTAACGGTATCAATCCTAACGATATCTTAAAAATAAATACCAAAGAATTAGATAATCTACTGACTAACAAACGATTTGATTGAAAGAATAATGATTTTGGTTTTACAGGTTTTAATGCAGAAAAAGAACCATATGAAGTTACTGATTGATATCATATTACTGCTAATTTAAAGTTAGATTTCACATGTTTTAGATGAAAATGCCAATAA
- a CDS encoding helix-turn-helix transcriptional regulator produces MGKINTMLHKNRQDVLNAFGKRMKVLRNQKGKKFSQEKLGEASGLHRNYISDAERGTRNVSLVAILKIIQGLDSTISEFFAQGFDNVDSSDLISLGDAIIVE; encoded by the coding sequence ATGGGGAAAATCAATACAATGTTACACAAAAACCGTCAGGATGTTTTAAACGCTTTTGGGAAAAGAATGAAAGTTTTGCGTAATCAAAAAGGTAAGAAATTTTCACAAGAAAAACTTGGAGAAGCAAGTGGATTACATCGTAACTACATTTCAGATGCCGAAAGAGGAACAAGAAATGTTTCATTAGTAGCTATTCTAAAAATCATTCAAGGATTAGATTCAACGATTAGTGAATTCTTTGCACAAGGATTTGATAATGTTGATTCATCTGACTTAATTAGTTTAGGCGATGCTATTATAGTTGAATAG
- the whiA gene encoding DNA-binding protein WhiA: MVSFTTTVKDEICQKNFKPCCQKTLLSVYTLINGKIISQQCINSEIIVHSFHNRTTRLVYKFFKNQYPDISLKIIVDVLHKFERPKVYNIHINNNVDFIINDLMFLDKHLYIDKEKTQQHLVKDHCIRAYIAGIFLVVGSINSPSTSNYHLELQFSDDLLAKKIKKILLQNFKLTFKSIKRRNKTVLYLKKSNAISDFLKIIDCPQAVFAFEDKRISRELFNNINRFNNIDISNQQKSLNAANQQVEMINFLKDKKVFSELSLKTQTISNLRLQNPEVSLLELCDLYHEATGFVITKSGVNHLIREIKKKYQESL; encoded by the coding sequence ATGGTGTCATTTACAACAACAGTTAAAGATGAAATTTGTCAAAAAAATTTTAAGCCTTGTTGTCAAAAAACCTTGTTATCCGTCTATACACTAATTAATGGAAAAATTATAAGTCAGCAATGTATAAATTCTGAGATTATAGTTCATAGTTTCCATAATCGAACAACGAGATTAGTGTATAAATTTTTCAAAAATCAATATCCAGATATAAGTTTAAAAATAATAGTAGATGTTTTACACAAATTTGAACGCCCAAAGGTGTATAATATTCATATTAATAATAATGTTGATTTTATTATTAATGATCTTATGTTTTTAGATAAACATCTTTATATTGATAAAGAAAAAACCCAACAGCATTTAGTAAAAGACCATTGTATTAGAGCATATATTGCCGGAATTTTTCTTGTAGTTGGTTCTATCAATTCACCTTCAACTTCTAATTATCACTTAGAACTACAATTTAGTGATGATTTGTTAGCAAAGAAAATAAAAAAAATTTTATTGCAAAACTTTAAATTAACTTTTAAATCAATAAAACGTCGTAATAAAACGGTGCTTTATTTAAAAAAATCTAATGCAATTTCTGACTTTTTAAAAATAATTGATTGCCCACAAGCAGTTTTCGCTTTTGAAGATAAACGTATATCGCGAGAATTATTTAATAATATTAATCGTTTTAATAATATTGACATTTCTAACCAACAAAAATCTTTAAATGCTGCTAATCAACAAGTTGAAATGATTAATTTCTTAAAAGACAAAAAAGTCTTTAGTGAGTTATCATTGAAAACACAAACCATATCAAATTTAAGGTTACAAAATCCAGAAGTATCACTTTTGGAGTTGTGCGATCTTTATCACGAAGCAACTGGTTTTGTAATTACTAAATCAGGTGTTAACCATTTAATTCGTGAAATTAAAAAGAAGTATCAAGAGTCATTATAA
- the trxB gene encoding thioredoxin-disulfide reductase, with product MKDHTKDKVKYDYDLIVIGGGPAGMTAAIYAQRANLKTAIIEKYIVGGKMIKTSEIENYPGYDYILGPDLSEKMQQQVEKLKVEFIYDEVNTIVDNENHTSKTVVMIGGNKITAKAVIIATGSLERKIGCPGEEEYANRGVSYCAVCDGALFKGKIITVVGGGYAACEEALYLTRFTKQVNLIHRREQFRTDEKTVNKVKNHPNITLITDYVVTEVIGDDLKKKVIKLKIQNVKTKAINEVATDALFPYIGSDPVTSFVKELGICDSNGCIITNDKCQTKIPGLYAAGDVIAKNLRQIVTAVNDGAIAAQYLINFIDNFNE from the coding sequence ATGAAAGATCATACTAAAGACAAAGTTAAATATGATTATGATTTAATAGTTATTGGTGGGGGTCCTGCTGGAATGACCGCAGCTATTTACGCCCAAAGAGCTAATTTAAAAACTGCTATTATTGAAAAATATATTGTTGGTGGAAAAATGATTAAAACTTCAGAAATTGAAAATTATCCTGGTTATGATTATATTTTAGGACCAGATTTATCAGAAAAAATGCAACAACAAGTAGAAAAATTAAAAGTTGAATTTATTTATGATGAAGTAAATACTATTGTTGATAACGAAAACCATACATCTAAAACAGTAGTCATGATTGGTGGTAATAAAATTACAGCTAAAGCAGTTATCATTGCTACAGGTTCTTTAGAGCGTAAAATTGGTTGCCCTGGTGAAGAAGAATATGCTAATCGTGGTGTATCTTATTGTGCCGTTTGTGATGGTGCATTATTTAAAGGCAAAATCATTACCGTTGTTGGTGGTGGTTATGCTGCTTGCGAAGAAGCATTATATTTAACAAGATTTACTAAACAAGTTAATCTAATTCATCGTCGAGAACAGTTCCGTACTGATGAAAAAACAGTTAATAAAGTTAAAAATCATCCTAACATTACTTTAATCACAGATTATGTAGTTACAGAAGTAATAGGTGATGATTTAAAGAAAAAAGTTATTAAATTAAAAATTCAAAATGTCAAAACAAAAGCGATAAATGAAGTTGCTACGGATGCATTATTTCCGTATATTGGTTCAGACCCTGTAACGAGTTTTGTTAAAGAATTGGGTATTTGTGATAGTAATGGATGCATTATTACTAATGATAAATGTCAAACAAAAATCCCTGGATTGTATGCTGCAGGTGATGTTATTGCTAAAAATTTACGACAAATCGTGACAGCAGTCAATGATGGTGCTATTGCTGCACAATATTTAATAAATTTTATTGATAATTTCAATGAATAA
- a CDS encoding prolipoprotein diacylglyceryl transferase — protein sequence MFNFLGYNDAIDDIPGTGIHIYSVLVAIGFTVAIIASWIKLYRRNIPTRTLEWGCLVIALSGIIGARVWFVLNNTSDMDTILDVIAVWRGGMAIEGGVTVGMIVGFFIFYRASKQLQISMWVFMDCIIPNILLGQAIGRWGNFFNQELLGANMGHPFSWLPTWMNNHLHYSGDYPDPVEVYRQPLFLYESLISLFGWGFLTFFVPKAGQIFSKKPWKLFAGEFVSSLKTNPITTKDYILPWKVIKKYHGYRQFKKQAWNTAYFDFNPNPSIVKNFVKKPWKNVSINKEYKQNIKNKIKQNFQKFKYYMQPHAKPLTDAFNPNQYQITYTGVCGSLYFAFYGIIRMILEPLRDSRNIMMIGNVSTSMLLSAIWVIFGVTLAICAQFFAPSRFRKGEWLYERSY from the coding sequence ATGTTTAATTTTTTAGGATACAATGATGCTATTGACGATATCCCAGGAACTGGTATTCACATTTATTCAGTCTTAGTAGCAATCGGATTTACTGTTGCTATTATTGCTTCATGAATTAAATTATATCGTCGTAATATTCCCACTAGAACCTTAGAATGAGGTTGTCTAGTAATAGCATTATCTGGAATTATTGGTGCACGAGTATGGTTTGTTTTAAACAATACTAGTGACATGGATACTATCCTTGATGTGATTGCCGTTTGACGTGGTGGTATGGCCATCGAAGGTGGTGTAACAGTTGGTATGATAGTTGGATTCTTTATATTCTATCGTGCTTCAAAACAATTACAAATTTCCATGTGAGTATTTATGGATTGTATTATTCCTAATATTTTATTAGGGCAAGCTATTGGACGATGAGGTAACTTTTTTAATCAGGAATTATTAGGTGCTAATATGGGCCATCCATTTAGTTGATTACCAACATGAATGAATAATCATTTACATTATTCTGGTGATTATCCCGATCCCGTTGAGGTTTATCGACAACCATTATTTTTATATGAATCATTAATTTCGCTGTTTGGATGAGGATTTTTAACTTTCTTTGTGCCCAAAGCCGGACAAATATTTAGTAAAAAACCATGAAAACTATTTGCTGGTGAATTTGTTTCATCATTAAAAACTAACCCTATTACTACAAAAGATTATATTTTACCATGAAAAGTTATTAAAAAATATCATGGTTATCGTCAGTTTAAAAAACAAGCATGAAATACTGCTTATTTTGATTTTAATCCAAATCCAAGTATTGTTAAAAATTTTGTTAAAAAACCATGAAAAAATGTTAGTATTAACAAGGAATATAAGCAAAATATCAAAAATAAAATCAAGCAAAACTTTCAAAAATTTAAATATTATATGCAACCACATGCCAAACCTTTAACCGATGCATTTAATCCTAATCAATATCAGATAACATACACTGGTGTATGTGGAAGTCTATATTTTGCTTTTTATGGTATTATTAGAATGATTTTAGAACCATTACGTGATAGTCGTAATATTATGATGATTGGTAATGTCTCAACATCAATGTTATTATCGGCCATATGGGTTATTTTTGGTGTCACATTAGCAATATGTGCCCAATTTTTTGCCCCATCAAGATTTCGTAAAGGAGAATGATTGTATGAAAGATCATACTAA
- the hprK gene encoding HPr(Ser) kinase/phosphatase — MNNFTINEIVEKFNLKVQYESAKEPINKRVISSIGTNRGGLELTGFKTKQVSRSRRIILLSSKESEYIASLKKTDYNNHFKNILEDHIPGIFVTPNFKYIKELCAFAKEIKSTVPIIEVSFFTSEFAATVSIYIVECLAEIKRVHGTLVNIFGYGVLIMGESGIGKSETTLELIRNGHLFIGDDSIDILKINNKLVGKVNPPVKNLIEIRGIGILDVTKMYGYHVIMHESQINLIISLNRIESEDWSKIDRLGDQNDFETYFEIKIPKTIIPVSPGRNLADLIESAVISLKLKNEGQDATSQFQARIISDLTKK; from the coding sequence ATGAACAACTTCACCATTAATGAAATCGTAGAAAAATTTAATTTAAAAGTACAATATGAAAGTGCTAAAGAACCTATTAACAAAAGAGTTATTTCTAGTATTGGTACTAATCGTGGTGGACTTGAACTAACAGGTTTTAAAACCAAACAAGTCTCACGTAGTCGTAGGATTATTTTACTAAGTAGTAAAGAAAGTGAATATATTGCTTCTTTAAAAAAAACCGATTATAATAATCATTTTAAAAACATTTTAGAAGACCATATTCCAGGAATTTTTGTTACCCCTAATTTTAAATATATTAAAGAATTATGTGCTTTCGCCAAAGAAATTAAATCCACAGTACCTATCATTGAAGTTTCATTTTTTACTTCAGAATTTGCTGCTACTGTTTCTATTTACATTGTTGAATGCTTAGCTGAAATAAAACGCGTTCATGGCACATTAGTCAATATTTTTGGTTATGGTGTCTTAATCATGGGAGAAAGTGGAATTGGTAAATCAGAAACTACTTTAGAATTAATTCGCAATGGTCATCTTTTTATTGGTGATGATAGTATTGATATTTTAAAGATTAATAACAAGTTAGTAGGTAAAGTTAACCCTCCTGTCAAAAATTTAATTGAAATTCGTGGAATTGGTATCCTAGATGTTACCAAAATGTATGGATATCATGTTATAATGCATGAGAGCCAAATTAATTTGATTATTAGTTTAAATCGAATTGAAAGTGAAGACTGAAGTAAAATTGACCGTCTTGGCGACCAAAATGATTTTGAGACATATTTCGAAATTAAAATCCCTAAAACAATCATTCCTGTTAGTCCAGGAAGAAATCTAGCTGATTTAATTGAATCAGCCGTTATTAGTTTAAAATTAAAAAACGAAGGACAAGACGCTACAAGTCAATTTCAAGCACGTATTATTAGTGACTTAACAAAAAAATAA